One genomic segment of Aquipluma nitroreducens includes these proteins:
- a CDS encoding sigma-70 family RNA polymerase sigma factor, which yields MRQLKIAKQVTNRETLSLDKYLHEIGKVDLVTSDEEVELAKRIKKGDKDALETLIKANLRFVVSVAKQYQNQGLSLPDLINEGNLGLIKAAQRYDETRGFKFISYGVWWIRQAILQALAEQARIVRLPLNKIGSITRINKTFSRLEQEYQREPTPEEVAFMLETSSDIVEDALKVSAHHVSMDAPIHDEDGGNMYDLLLNEDSLSPDKGLMKVSLCKEIERTLSTLGEREADVIRYYFGLSGQRQHTLEEIGDEFGLTRERVRQIKEKTIKKMRNHYRNKLLRTYL from the coding sequence ATGAGACAGCTTAAAATTGCAAAACAGGTTACAAACAGGGAGACATTATCGCTTGATAAATACCTGCATGAAATTGGGAAAGTTGATTTGGTAACTTCGGACGAAGAAGTTGAATTGGCCAAGAGAATAAAGAAAGGTGATAAAGATGCCTTGGAGACATTAATTAAAGCCAATTTGAGGTTTGTTGTGTCTGTAGCAAAGCAATATCAGAATCAGGGCTTAAGTTTACCTGATTTAATCAATGAAGGTAATCTCGGCCTAATTAAGGCTGCTCAGCGTTATGATGAAACTCGTGGATTTAAATTCATTTCTTATGGAGTTTGGTGGATTCGTCAAGCAATCCTTCAGGCATTAGCTGAACAAGCACGTATTGTAAGATTACCGTTAAATAAAATAGGTTCAATTACCCGGATTAATAAAACGTTTAGTCGTCTTGAGCAGGAATATCAACGGGAACCTACACCTGAAGAAGTGGCTTTTATGCTGGAGACTTCCTCTGATATTGTTGAGGACGCTTTAAAAGTATCGGCTCATCATGTTTCAATGGATGCACCGATACATGATGAAGACGGAGGAAACATGTACGATCTTTTGTTGAATGAAGATTCTCTAAGCCCGGATAAAGGCTTGATGAAAGTATCGCTTTGCAAAGAAATTGAACGAACCTTATCGACTCTGGGTGAGCGTGAAGCCGACGTTATTCGTTATTATTTTGGATTGAGTGGTCAACGTCAGCATACACTTGAAGAAATTGGTGACGAGTTTGGCTTGACAAGAGAACGCGTCAGACAAATAAAAGAAAAGACGATTAAAAAAATGCGAAATCATTACCGCAACAAATTACTCAGAACTTACTTGTAA
- the rpe gene encoding ribulose-phosphate 3-epimerase, with translation MKLVAPSILAANFNRLGEEVEMLNRSEADFVHCDVMDGVFVPNISFGIPIIQAVNQISIKPLDVHLMIVNPDKYISDFFKAGASIITVHYEACTHLHRTIQQIKSLGIKASVCLNPHSPVALLEDIISELDMVLLMSVNPGFGGQLFIENTYQKVVALKEMILKRNLKTQIEVDGGVNFEVGKKLYESGVDILVAGSFVFNANSPIETIAALKKL, from the coding sequence ATGAAACTTGTCGCACCATCAATACTTGCTGCTAATTTTAACCGTCTAGGCGAAGAAGTTGAAATGCTTAATCGGAGTGAGGCCGATTTTGTCCATTGTGATGTTATGGATGGTGTTTTTGTCCCTAATATTTCGTTTGGTATTCCAATCATTCAAGCTGTTAATCAAATAAGTATCAAACCGCTTGATGTTCACCTTATGATCGTAAATCCTGATAAATATATCAGCGATTTCTTTAAGGCAGGCGCTTCGATTATTACTGTTCATTACGAAGCTTGCACTCATTTGCATCGCACCATTCAGCAAATTAAGAGCCTTGGAATAAAGGCAAGTGTTTGTCTCAATCCGCATTCACCGGTAGCTTTACTTGAAGATATTATTTCAGAATTGGATATGGTTTTGCTGATGTCGGTAAATCCAGGCTTTGGTGGTCAGTTATTTATCGAAAATACTTATCAGAAAGTTGTTGCATTGAAAGAGATGATCTTAAAGCGAAATTTAAAAACCCAGATCGAGGTTGATGGTGGCGTGAATTTCGAAGTGGGGAAAAAACTTTATGAATCGGGTGTTGATATTTTGGTTGCTGGCAGCTTTGTCTTTAATGCAAATAGTCCGATTGAAACTATCGCGGCATTGAAAAAATTATAA
- a CDS encoding RNA polymerase sigma-70 factor, which produces MSFDSVNSFNEIYNSFYRKSFLYVKSYVHDDMAAEDIVSESLIKLWQQMKQQPINPIPPYLFVILKNRSLDYLKHQSIIRSVHLNLAETLTREIEIRTTSLEMSDPIDIFSTEVSQIIESTLDALPQKTREIFKLSKFGNKPHKEIAELYQISVKGVDYHIMLSVKELRSALKDYLPLLGTLTFLN; this is translated from the coding sequence ATGTCATTTGATTCGGTGAATAGCTTTAATGAAATATATAATTCCTTTTACAGAAAATCATTTTTGTATGTAAAATCATATGTACACGATGATATGGCAGCCGAAGACATTGTTTCAGAATCGTTGATCAAGCTGTGGCAGCAAATGAAACAACAACCAATCAACCCAATACCTCCTTATTTATTTGTAATTCTTAAAAATCGTTCGCTTGATTATTTAAAACATCAATCAATAATTCGATCGGTGCATCTTAATTTGGCTGAAACCTTAACCCGTGAAATTGAAATTCGAACAACTAGTCTGGAGATGAGCGACCCGATTGATATTTTCTCTACTGAAGTTAGTCAAATCATAGAATCAACGCTAGACGCGCTACCCCAAAAAACAAGAGAGATTTTTAAATTGAGCAAGTTCGGAAATAAACCTCACAAAGAAATTGCCGAATTATATCAAATTTCTGTAAAAGGAGTAGATTATCACATTATGCTTTCGGTCAAAGAGTTGAGGTCGGCGCTTAAAGATTATTTGCCGTTGTTGGGCACACTTACTTTTCTGAATTAA
- a CDS encoding RagB/SusD family nutrient uptake outer membrane protein yields the protein MKKILFYSLLTFLSVFSSCSSFLDEKPTDRLVVDNFYSSAKDGQAAVDAAYAQLNTLYNRLMYMLADLPTDDMKNGLGMPNAFLQNLEFLRIDSQNTFVKDMWVNCYAGISRANAAINNIPKITMDETLKNRLIGEARFLRALYYFNLVRFFGDVPLITKLESINDAMGPRVPKDQIYQLIIDDLSFAEANLPLRKDYGTKEEGRATKGAAKILLGKVYLTKGDYAKAKDKLAEVVEAENNFGYGLVANYADNWNPAKEPGIEAVFYLEYKKAPYTSNGEMGLAGPKYSIPGGNIGVTGSNEADIPTRELYDLFDPKDTRRSKDFKFDFLNPLTGKVLTSSIPLSGKFWLDGILSSADCDVNMHIIRYADAILMYAEALNETGSSENALAQLNRIRTRAFGDASGNLTSMSKDEFKKAVINERRLEFVHEGNRWFDLSRTGTFVQRMKDHSAYESKVAEKNKTDIALNVKDAHLLMPIPQLERDLNKELTQNPGY from the coding sequence ATGAAAAAAATATTATTCTATAGCCTTTTGACTTTTCTGTCTGTTTTTTCATCTTGTTCTTCTTTTTTAGATGAAAAACCTACAGACCGATTAGTTGTTGATAATTTTTACTCGAGCGCCAAAGATGGGCAAGCTGCGGTTGATGCCGCCTATGCACAGCTTAATACATTGTATAATCGGTTAATGTACATGTTGGCCGACTTACCTACTGACGATATGAAAAATGGTCTTGGTATGCCAAATGCATTTTTACAAAACCTTGAATTCCTGCGTATTGATTCGCAGAATACGTTTGTAAAAGACATGTGGGTTAACTGTTATGCCGGAATATCCCGTGCCAATGCGGCGATCAATAATATTCCAAAGATTACTATGGATGAGACGCTTAAAAACAGGCTGATTGGCGAGGCCAGGTTTTTAAGGGCTCTGTACTATTTTAATTTGGTCCGTTTTTTTGGAGACGTTCCATTAATCACGAAACTTGAGTCAATTAACGATGCGATGGGCCCCCGTGTCCCTAAAGACCAAATCTATCAGTTAATAATTGATGATTTAAGTTTTGCAGAAGCAAATCTGCCTTTGAGAAAAGATTACGGAACTAAAGAAGAAGGTCGTGCCACAAAAGGCGCTGCTAAAATTTTACTTGGTAAAGTTTATCTTACTAAAGGTGATTATGCAAAGGCTAAAGATAAATTAGCAGAAGTAGTTGAGGCTGAAAATAATTTTGGTTATGGGTTAGTAGCCAATTATGCAGATAATTGGAATCCTGCTAAGGAACCAGGAATTGAAGCCGTATTTTACCTGGAGTATAAGAAAGCACCATATACTTCAAATGGAGAGATGGGACTTGCTGGGCCTAAATACTCAATTCCTGGAGGTAACATCGGAGTAACTGGTTCGAATGAAGCTGATATACCCACTCGAGAATTATATGATTTGTTTGATCCCAAAGATACGCGTAGAAGTAAAGATTTTAAATTTGATTTTCTTAATCCATTAACTGGTAAAGTCTTAACTTCATCAATTCCTCTTTCTGGAAAGTTCTGGTTGGATGGTATTCTTTCTTCTGCTGATTGTGATGTCAATATGCATATCATTCGTTATGCTGATGCTATCCTTATGTATGCAGAAGCCCTTAATGAAACTGGTTCGTCAGAAAACGCATTAGCACAGCTAAACCGAATAAGAACTCGTGCATTTGGCGATGCAAGTGGAAACCTAACGTCTATGTCAAAGGACGAATTTAAAAAGGCAGTAATTAATGAACGTAGATTGGAGTTTGTACATGAAGGAAATCGCTGGTTCGATTTGTCGAGAACAGGAACCTTTGTTCAACGCATGAAAGATCATAGTGCATACGAATCAAAAGTTGCTGAGAAAAATAAGACTGATATTGCTCTTAATGTTAAAGATGCACATCTTCTCATGCCAATTCCTCAGTTAGAGAGGGATTTGAATAAAGAACTGACACAAAATCCAGGATATTAA
- the feoB gene encoding ferrous iron transport protein B, protein MRLSEVKNKETVIITKVLGHGSFRKRITEMGFVKGKEVTVIKNAPFNGPIEYKILDYNITLRRTEANLIEVVSQDEAHTFVAQNFEGVIDYENLKISAKEKERTLNIALVGNPNCGKTTLFNFLSGSKEHVGNYSGVTIDAKKATFTNNGYLFNIFDLPGTYSLTAYSPEEIYVRNFIMDETPDIVINVIDSSNLERNLFLTTQLIDMDIKVVIALNMYDELLRNGGKFDYRSLGKLIGIPIIPLVSSKGKGIQELIEKTIEVYEDQDPIVRHIHINYGIELEKSIQSLRKKIKLEKPITDTISSRFLSIKLLERDKQTIESLTSYPNFAEIEKAAQSEIKRIESIYNEDSETVITDAKYGFISGALQETYKQRRKNTAKTSEKIDKILTNNILGFPIFILSISLAFFATFKIGAIPMHWIENLIAFISQHISELLPNGMLKDLIIHGIIDGTGSVLVFLPNILILFLFLSFMEDSGYMARAAFIMDKIMHRFGLHGRSFIPMVMGFGCNVPAIMATRTLRSPSDRLLTMLIIPFMSCSARLPVYVLFITAFFPQNPALVLSVIYFSGILIAFLTAQLLNRTIFKSKETPFVLELPPYRLPTVKNILIHMWDKARQYLQKIGGVILIGVIIIWALGYFPREIPSDNSNIPEIVANQSSQVKSQSQRLQDSYLGQLGQFIQPVMSPLGFDWKMSVSLLAGLPAKEIIVSTMGVLYQVEQDHKNVGLSAKLTQEEYISGEKKGEKVISIPVALAFIAFVLIYFPCLGVIATIRSESGKIKWALFTVVYTTSVAWIISFLVFRVSTYILM, encoded by the coding sequence GTGCGACTCTCTGAAGTAAAAAATAAAGAAACAGTAATTATCACGAAGGTTTTAGGGCATGGTTCTTTTCGTAAAAGAATCACTGAAATGGGTTTTGTGAAAGGGAAAGAGGTAACCGTAATCAAAAATGCCCCTTTTAATGGTCCCATTGAGTATAAAATTTTGGATTACAACATTACTCTTCGCCGGACTGAAGCTAATCTAATCGAAGTCGTAAGTCAAGACGAAGCTCATACATTCGTAGCTCAAAACTTTGAAGGAGTTATCGATTATGAAAATCTAAAAATTTCAGCAAAAGAGAAAGAACGTACTCTCAATATTGCCTTGGTCGGAAATCCAAACTGTGGAAAAACAACCTTGTTTAATTTTCTCTCAGGTTCAAAAGAACACGTAGGAAACTACAGTGGAGTTACCATTGACGCCAAGAAAGCAACTTTCACCAACAACGGATATCTCTTTAATATTTTCGACCTACCAGGTACTTATTCTTTAACGGCTTATTCTCCGGAAGAAATCTATGTCAGAAACTTTATCATGGACGAAACTCCTGACATTGTAATCAACGTGATTGACTCGTCTAATTTGGAACGAAATCTCTTCCTGACTACTCAATTAATTGATATGGACATCAAGGTTGTTATTGCCTTGAATATGTATGATGAATTATTAAGGAACGGTGGAAAATTTGATTACCGGAGTTTGGGAAAACTCATCGGAATACCAATTATCCCATTGGTAAGCTCCAAAGGGAAAGGCATTCAGGAGTTGATTGAAAAGACCATTGAAGTATATGAAGATCAGGATCCAATTGTAAGACACATTCACATCAATTATGGTATTGAGCTCGAAAAATCAATTCAATCGCTGAGAAAAAAGATAAAACTCGAAAAACCGATTACAGATACAATTTCTTCGCGTTTTTTATCCATCAAATTGCTCGAACGTGACAAGCAAACCATTGAATCACTGACTTCATATCCAAATTTTGCTGAAATTGAAAAGGCTGCTCAAAGTGAAATCAAGCGAATTGAAAGCATCTACAACGAAGATAGTGAAACAGTTATAACCGATGCGAAGTATGGATTTATTTCAGGAGCTCTTCAAGAGACCTACAAACAAAGAAGGAAAAATACCGCAAAGACTTCAGAAAAGATAGACAAAATACTCACTAACAACATACTCGGATTTCCTATATTTATTCTTTCCATCTCATTAGCTTTTTTTGCAACGTTCAAAATTGGCGCTATACCAATGCATTGGATCGAAAACCTGATCGCGTTTATCAGTCAGCATATTTCAGAACTACTCCCTAATGGCATGCTCAAAGATCTTATTATTCATGGCATCATTGATGGGACTGGGAGTGTTTTGGTGTTTCTACCCAATATCCTGATTTTATTCCTTTTTCTTTCCTTTATGGAAGACTCCGGTTACATGGCCAGAGCCGCCTTTATCATGGATAAAATAATGCACCGCTTTGGATTGCATGGACGGTCTTTCATTCCAATGGTAATGGGTTTTGGTTGCAATGTACCGGCAATAATGGCTACACGAACGCTTCGTAGCCCGAGCGATCGATTGCTAACCATGCTTATAATTCCTTTCATGTCATGCAGTGCAAGGCTTCCGGTTTATGTGCTTTTTATTACGGCATTCTTCCCGCAAAATCCAGCTTTGGTGCTAAGTGTCATTTATTTCTCCGGAATATTAATTGCCTTTTTGACTGCACAGCTTCTTAACCGCACTATTTTTAAGAGTAAAGAAACACCTTTTGTATTGGAACTGCCGCCCTACCGGCTACCTACTGTGAAAAACATACTTATTCACATGTGGGATAAAGCCAGACAGTATTTACAGAAAATCGGAGGAGTAATATTAATCGGTGTTATAATCATCTGGGCTTTAGGCTATTTTCCAAGAGAAATTCCATCTGACAATAGCAATATACCTGAAATAGTTGCCAATCAATCCAGTCAGGTTAAGAGTCAAAGCCAAAGATTGCAAGATAGCTATCTGGGACAATTGGGACAATTTATTCAGCCTGTTATGTCGCCTTTAGGTTTCGACTGGAAAATGAGTGTTAGCCTGCTGGCCGGGCTTCCTGCTAAAGAAATAATCGTTAGCACAATGGGCGTTTTGTATCAGGTTGAACAGGATCACAAAAACGTTGGGCTAAGTGCCAAATTAACTCAGGAAGAATACATTTCAGGTGAAAAGAAAGGAGAAAAAGTGATCTCAATACCAGTAGCTCTGGCTTTTATTGCTTTTGTACTGATCTATTTCCCCTGTTTAGGTGTTATTGCTACAATAAGAAGCGAATCAGGAAAAATAAAATGGGCTTTATTTACAGTTGTTTACACGACGAGTGTTGCCTGGATAATTTCATTTTTGGTGTTTCGGGTTTCAACATACATCTTAATGTAA
- a CDS encoding MTH1187 family thiamine-binding protein, whose product MKNKINLAIQVLPRSSSKGTYELVDVAIELIQKSGLKYRVCPFETVIEGYYDEVMMLVKDIHEAVYAGGAEEMITNIKIQTRYNQDVFIDDKMNKYD is encoded by the coding sequence ATGAAAAATAAAATTAATTTGGCAATTCAGGTGCTGCCCAGGTCATCATCAAAAGGGACATATGAATTGGTTGATGTTGCAATTGAATTAATCCAAAAATCAGGGCTTAAATATCGTGTTTGTCCGTTTGAAACGGTGATTGAAGGCTATTATGATGAGGTAATGATGCTTGTGAAAGACATTCATGAGGCTGTTTATGCTGGAGGTGCCGAAGAAATGATAACTAACATTAAAATACAAACACGTTATAATCAGGACGTTTTTATTGATGATAAAATGAATAAATACGATTAG
- a CDS encoding FecR family protein, which produces MDTELIIKYIEGDGTDSEMVAITNWLDADPENMKEYLALRKLHDITIWQTSPAVKPEQETNGKNYLSRKITFVGIMKYAAILIVAIIVSRFVFPEFKSEHTLAMQSLYVPAGQRAEITLEDGTKVWLNANTTLIFPNQFSGQTREVSISGEGYFEVVSNKLKPFIVKTEKYNIKVWGTKFNVMAYSGYENFETALFEGSVEVLKHGGSKGILIQPDQRIFQKNEKLTIAPITDLNHQLWKDGIISFQDESFAELVNKLRLYFDLKIEVKNNKILNHQYTGKFRTKDGVEHILKVLQLRNKFNYTIDEKTNSITIE; this is translated from the coding sequence ATGGATACAGAACTAATAATCAAATACATTGAAGGGGATGGGACCGATTCGGAGATGGTAGCCATTACCAATTGGCTGGATGCTGATCCTGAAAATATGAAGGAATATCTGGCGCTTCGCAAACTGCACGATATTACCATTTGGCAAACTTCACCCGCCGTAAAGCCAGAGCAGGAAACCAATGGCAAAAACTACCTTTCACGGAAAATAACCTTCGTAGGAATAATGAAATATGCTGCCATATTAATAGTAGCAATTATCGTTTCACGATTTGTTTTTCCTGAATTTAAGTCGGAACATACACTTGCCATGCAATCATTGTATGTTCCGGCTGGACAACGGGCTGAAATTACACTGGAAGATGGAACAAAAGTCTGGCTAAATGCCAATACGACGTTAATTTTCCCGAATCAATTTTCCGGACAAACCCGTGAGGTAAGTATCAGCGGAGAAGGTTATTTTGAGGTCGTTTCTAATAAGCTTAAGCCATTCATAGTTAAAACCGAAAAGTACAACATTAAAGTCTGGGGTACTAAGTTCAATGTAATGGCTTATTCAGGTTACGAAAACTTTGAAACTGCTTTATTTGAGGGATCTGTAGAAGTACTGAAACATGGAGGTTCAAAGGGAATACTGATTCAACCTGACCAACGGATATTTCAGAAAAATGAAAAACTAACTATTGCTCCTATTACCGATTTGAATCACCAACTCTGGAAAGACGGGATTATCAGTTTTCAGGATGAATCGTTTGCTGAATTGGTGAATAAGCTACGACTTTATTTTGATTTGAAAATTGAAGTAAAGAATAATAAGATTCTGAATCACCAATATACAGGTAAGTTCCGGACCAAAGATGGAGTTGAGCATATTCTTAAGGTTCTTCAGTTGAGAAACAAGTTCAACTATACGATTGATGAAAAAACTAATTCGATAACTATCGAATAA
- a CDS encoding TonB-dependent receptor, producing the protein MRTTCLLILVFASSLFATNVNSQVAKVSLSIKNSNLIQVLNAIERQTDYLFVYNKNEIDLNREINMEVKEQSVATVLSGIFQSTGISYAMEGNNIVLFNKVDNLLQQQKSVSGKVTDNTGAGLPGVSVVVKGTTTGVITDMDGKFSVPKIPDNAILQFSFVGMKSQEYTVGNKTTINITLIEDAIGIEEVVAIGYGTVKKSDLTGSVSSVKTGELQQTPMTSIDQGLVGRASGVQVTQTSGMPGAVASIRVRGSSSLQGGNEPLYVIDGFPVYSGSGFGNTGGNVQMSGLSTVNPNDIESIEILKDAAATAIYGARAANGVVLITTKTGKKGHDVVTFEANYGIQNITKKIDVMGAQEYAALVNEAYTNDKLTAPYNAEKLAEIAKLGRGTDWQDEIFRVGKTQNYQLTFSGGDEKTSYAVSGSYFDQQGVIINSNFKRYSTRLNLDRKINEVFKIGTNFSISHTINNAIATDSGGETGVITGALKMNPILPVYSNPLTGEYTQVNTPGTLEPNPVATAKEQIFNNATSRILGDIYGEWKIAEGLVAKVTIGADVLYDKANQYTPSTIYQSNGKATGTIGVNRSINWLNENTLNWTKTFNKIHSFNVLGGFTMQQNNTEYVMASSSSFVNNIMTFNNLGAGALYNQPGSSAEQWNLMSYLSRVNYTLMNRYLFSVNARVDGSSRFGTNNKFGFFPSGSFGWRVTEEKFMQSLKKTVTNLKIRGSYGFTGNTEIGVYQSLATLGNASWMIGNQLVSGFYPNRIPNPDLQWERTGQLDFGFDLGLYQNRIRFTADYYRKKTTDLLYDVSVPAVSGYQTMLKNIGSVENKGIELSVESDNLTGAFRWTTAFNISFNKNKVIELGGEAYKEMPNGDDHLKTGSFRRLVVGQPIGVFYGYRFDGIFQNTDETAKQTSSTSPIGVGLRRYKDLNGDGKVDATNDREILGDANPKFFGGLTNTFSYKNIELTCFFQYCYGNKIFNYNAIGSETPTGGENVYADLVYRWTPTNPSNIYPKANTNRAVLVSDRFVEDGSYIKFKTLSLSYNFQNLKIKNIQGIKIYVTGQNLLTWTNYRGYDPEVSYRGASTLQAGEDYGGYPQSRTIMMGVKIDMK; encoded by the coding sequence ATGAGAACAACATGTCTTCTGATTCTGGTGTTTGCATCATCGCTTTTTGCCACTAACGTTAATTCGCAGGTAGCAAAAGTGAGTTTGTCCATCAAGAATTCAAACCTCATTCAAGTTTTAAATGCCATTGAACGACAGACAGATTACCTGTTTGTGTATAACAAAAATGAGATTGATTTAAATCGTGAAATAAATATGGAGGTGAAGGAGCAATCTGTTGCTACCGTACTTTCAGGAATATTTCAGAGCACAGGCATAAGTTATGCGATGGAAGGCAACAACATTGTGCTTTTTAATAAAGTGGACAACCTCCTGCAGCAGCAAAAATCAGTTTCAGGAAAAGTTACTGATAACACTGGAGCTGGTTTACCTGGTGTTTCAGTTGTTGTAAAGGGCACTACTACCGGTGTTATTACCGATATGGATGGTAAATTTTCAGTTCCAAAAATTCCGGATAATGCCATTTTGCAATTCTCGTTTGTGGGAATGAAGTCACAGGAATATACAGTTGGTAATAAGACAACGATAAACATTACTCTAATTGAAGATGCAATTGGAATAGAAGAAGTGGTGGCAATTGGTTATGGAACAGTAAAAAAAAGTGACCTGACAGGTTCTGTTTCATCGGTTAAAACAGGCGAGTTACAGCAGACTCCTATGACATCGATAGATCAGGGATTGGTTGGCAGGGCATCTGGGGTGCAGGTTACACAAACATCAGGTATGCCTGGTGCTGTGGCATCAATTCGGGTTCGCGGTAGTAGCTCTCTTCAGGGCGGAAATGAGCCTCTTTATGTTATTGATGGATTTCCGGTATATAGTGGCAGCGGTTTTGGAAACACCGGAGGTAATGTGCAGATGAGCGGACTTTCAACTGTTAATCCTAACGATATTGAATCTATAGAGATTCTTAAAGATGCTGCTGCAACTGCCATTTATGGAGCTCGTGCCGCAAACGGTGTTGTGTTGATTACAACAAAAACAGGTAAAAAGGGTCACGATGTTGTTACATTTGAAGCAAATTACGGCATCCAGAATATAACAAAAAAGATTGATGTCATGGGTGCTCAGGAATATGCTGCCTTGGTTAATGAGGCTTACACAAATGACAAGTTAACAGCCCCATACAACGCTGAAAAGTTGGCTGAAATCGCAAAGTTAGGTCGTGGTACCGATTGGCAGGACGAAATATTCAGGGTAGGAAAGACACAAAATTATCAGTTAACATTTTCAGGGGGAGATGAAAAAACCTCATATGCTGTTTCCGGAAGTTATTTCGATCAACAAGGTGTAATAATCAATTCTAACTTCAAGCGTTATTCCACCCGATTGAATTTGGACCGAAAAATTAATGAAGTATTTAAAATTGGAACAAATTTTTCAATTAGCCACACCATAAATAATGCTATTGCAACTGACTCAGGCGGAGAAACAGGTGTTATTACCGGAGCATTAAAAATGAATCCAATTTTACCTGTTTATTCTAATCCTTTAACTGGAGAATATACACAGGTTAATACTCCTGGAACCCTTGAACCTAATCCGGTAGCAACTGCAAAAGAGCAGATTTTTAACAATGCAACTTCCCGTATTTTGGGTGATATTTATGGAGAGTGGAAAATTGCAGAGGGATTGGTCGCTAAAGTAACTATTGGTGCTGACGTTCTCTATGACAAAGCAAACCAATATACGCCTTCTACAATTTATCAATCAAATGGAAAAGCAACAGGTACCATTGGCGTAAATCGTTCCATAAACTGGTTGAATGAAAATACCCTTAACTGGACTAAAACTTTTAACAAAATTCATTCATTCAATGTACTTGGTGGTTTTACGATGCAGCAAAACAATACAGAATATGTCATGGCATCGTCATCTAGTTTTGTAAACAACATCATGACATTTAACAACCTGGGTGCTGGAGCACTATACAATCAACCAGGATCTTCAGCTGAACAATGGAACTTAATGTCATACCTTTCACGTGTTAATTACACCTTGATGAACAGATATCTGTTTTCAGTAAATGCACGGGTAGATGGCTCTTCTCGTTTTGGAACGAATAACAAATTTGGATTTTTCCCTTCAGGCTCTTTTGGATGGCGGGTTACTGAAGAAAAATTTATGCAATCACTCAAAAAAACGGTAACTAACTTGAAAATAAGGGGTAGTTATGGTTTTACCGGAAATACTGAAATTGGTGTTTACCAGTCGCTCGCAACATTAGGCAATGCCAGCTGGATGATTGGAAATCAGCTGGTCTCAGGGTTCTATCCCAATAGAATACCAAATCCGGACCTGCAATGGGAAAGGACAGGACAGCTCGATTTTGGGTTCGATCTGGGTTTATATCAAAACAGGATTCGATTTACAGCCGATTATTACAGAAAGAAGACAACGGACTTACTGTACGATGTGTCTGTTCCAGCTGTTTCTGGTTATCAAACAATGCTAAAAAACATTGGAAGCGTTGAGAATAAGGGGATTGAACTATCTGTTGAAAGTGACAATCTTACCGGTGCATTTAGGTGGACAACAGCATTCAATATTTCATTTAATAAGAATAAAGTTATTGAATTGGGTGGCGAAGCATATAAGGAAATGCCTAATGGAGATGATCATCTTAAAACTGGTTCGTTCCGTCGTTTAGTTGTTGGTCAACCTATTGGAGTATTCTATGGATACCGTTTTGATGGTATTTTTCAAAACACCGATGAAACTGCCAAGCAAACTTCGTCAACCTCTCCAATTGGCGTTGGATTGCGCAGGTACAAAGATTTAAATGGCGATGGAAAAGTTGATGCAACAAATGACCGGGAAATATTAGGTGATGCAAACCCCAAATTCTTTGGTGGACTTACGAATACATTTAGTTATAAAAATATTGAACTAACTTGTTTCTTTCAGTATTGCTACGGAAACAAAATCTTCAATTACAATGCTATAGGTTCGGAAACGCCAACTGGTGGAGAAAATGTTTATGCTGATCTAGTCTATAGATGGACCCCTACGAACCCCAGCAACATTTATCCAAAAGCCAATACAAATCGCGCTGTTTTAGTTAGCGACCGGTTTGTTGAGGACGGCTCTTATATCAAGTTTAAAACATTGTCATTATCCTATAATTTCCAAAATCTAAAAATCAAAAACATACAAGGAATCAAAATCTATGTTACTGGGCAGAATTTGCTGACATGGACAAATTATCGTGGATATGATCCTGAAGTAAGTTATCGAGGAGCTTCAACCTTGCAGGCAGGTGAGGATTACGGGGGCTATCCACAGTCCAGAACGATAATGATGGGTGTTAAAATCGATATGAAATAA